The Canis lupus dingo isolate Sandy chromosome 34, ASM325472v2, whole genome shotgun sequence genome contains the following window.
CTGGATCCATACATATGAAAAGTCCAGAAGAGGAAGgtagtagattagtggttgccggGACCAGGGAGGGAGGTGGCCATAGGCTGGAGCAGGAACGGATGGATGGATGCTTCCGCCTTGTCAGCCTCGTCTTGTGCCACGGCCACCAGGCCTGCACTTCTCTGGGGAGCCAAGTCAGACCCCCCTGGCTAGAGGCCAGCATGCCAAGACATCCCGGGGCTGGCCCCAGCCTAGGGGAGGGCAGGCCATGGAAGTCTCCCCATACCCCACGAGGGGCCAGGCACTCAGCAACACACAGTCACCCATGAGGTCAAAGGTGAAGAAGATCCACGCCCCAGCATCACCATTGCCCAACTGAGCTGGAGAAGGGATGgtgcaggggtgagggagagaaggtgggggggggcagggacagcCCTGATGGGGTGGTGCTGACCCCCTGGCTAGCCTTCACCTGAAGCAGGTGCTGTGACAGGATCTGGGCTCCAGGTGAGCCCGTTCCCGGCCTCACACACTGCCGGCCTGCCCCACAGAGCCACGTTTTCCCGTGGCACCTCCATCTCAGCACTCAGAACAACCCTAAAAACACCAAAGGCAGATAAAGgctcccagggatccctccctgggGCGTGTGTGGAAGAAACACTGAGCCCCCTCCACCGCCACAGATCCTGCTGAAGAAACATGGTGTGGGGCGCCATCTGTGCTCAGCTTTCTGCCCCGGGAATCCTATATGTGGGCGGAAATTATGGCAATAGGTTGCTCCATTTTACTAGATCCCCATTAATTTTCCTCAAAAAGATGAAGCCTCCGTTGGATTAGACCAAACTCCTAGAGAAAATGTCCCTGTGAGGCAGGACACAGGTGTCTGCTCTGATGCAGGTGGCAGACGCTTCGCTGATAAGTGGAGGCAGGAGACCCTCCCCACTGGGCTCCTGTGGCCTGTGACTGGCCTGGGCCAGGGTCCCCCCTGCAACCATAGACAGTGCTCTAAGTTGACTGCATTTTGCAGAGAAACCCGAGCTTTTGTAACAATCTttctgtaggggtgcctgggtggctcagtgcgtAAAACATCTgacttgacctcagctcaggtcttgatctcagggtcatgagtttgagccccgcactgggctccgtGGGCATGTGCTGCTCTGGGACCAGAGTAGGAGGGCAACAACGCTCAGTCGGAGTCCAAAGTCCAGCAGTTACCGGCCTCAAAGTCCTTACCCTACACATGGTGCACGCCAGCCACAGGCTGCTGGGGGGTTGCAGCACGTGACACAGTGTCCCCTTCAGGGCTGTGCTGCCCGCCAGCCACACACCAGGAACAGGGACAGCCTGTACATCCCCGCAGCATCTCCTCCTCATGGCAAGAGCTACCACCAACACCGTGACAGGGGCTCCCTGTCCCCGCTGCCCCAGAGCCTGCCGAAGCCAGACATGGCGACCCCGGGTGGAGACGTCCGGGCTTGAGGGCCTGCGTCCACCGCAGGCGGCCTGGAGAGTGCCCTCGGTGAGTCAGCTGCTGACCAGGCCAGGACTCCAGGCACACGACTTTCAAGGGCCCAGACCCCGGGCACAGATGTCCCAGGCACACACTCAAGTACCCTCTCTGGCGCCAGCTGCGGCTGGCCACATCGAGGCCACGTGTAAGTCCTGGGGGCTACCTCCCCCACCGTGATGATGGTACTTGGGGCAGCCGACCCTGAAGGCCGCCGGACACTCCCAAAGAGGGAAGATGTCTGCGGCACCAACCCCCCAAAGAGATAGGAGGAAAGAGTGGCCCAAGGCCTCTGGCCTCTGACGCTGGCCCATCACCTGCCCCCGTGGGAGACACAGTGGGAACAGCAGGGTCAGCAGGTCGCCGCCTGTCTGTGCCACACTGAGTATCCACAATCTGGGATTTGGGGCCCCTGAAACGAAGACTTTTGGGGAAAACAACAACTTCTTGGTGCCGCTAAGGGCAACCGAAACCGAGCGGATTCCTGGAGCCCGGGGCCCTTCGGCCCTTCCCcagtgggagaagcaagccccGTGCGCCCTGCCCGGCAAAGAGGGGCCCGCTGTGCCGCGGGCTCCGGCTCGTGCCCCGCCGCCCGGGAAGGCTCAGGGGCCAGTGCCCGGGCCCTGCCCGCGTCCGGCCGGGACGCTCCGCGCCGCCGCTCGGGGGCACATCGGGGCCACATCGGGGCCACGGCCCGGGCGGCGCGCAGGGGGCAGAGCCGGGACCGCAGCGCCTGCCCCGCCCGGAGGCGCGAGCTCGTCGTCAGGTGAGCGGcggcgggaggagggcgggaggagggcgggcgcGGCCGCTCGGGCTCGGGGGCACTTACCCGAGGCTCAGGGCACCCGCGGGAGCTGTGGCGGCGCGGCTGCCGGCGCTCGCATCCCGGGACCGCGGCGGCCGCGGAAGGACGGCCCCACCCGGCACgcgagcccgccccgccccggggccgaCCCAGGCGGCAGGCGGCAGGCGGCAGGCGGCAGGCGGCAGGCGGCAGGGGGCGCGCGCGAGCCTCCCGCCGCGGGCCCCGAGGTCTCGCCTCCGCGGGCCCGACCCCCGCACGCGCCCGACCTGCGCCCGGCGGCGGGCGCGCACCTGCCCGGGGCGCCGAGGGCCCGCccggcgccgcccccgccgctgcGGCTGCCGGACCGCGACACGCCGGGCCTGCCGGGCGCGCCTGTCTCCGTCTCCTCCCTGGACCCGGGCGGACGCTCCTTCCCTTCCACCGCGAGGGTCTTTGGCCCCCGCCCGGCTCCACCAGGCGCCCGACTCCGCGAGCCTCCCTCGCAACCTGAGGTCTCGGCCGGCGCCTGGGGGCCCCCAGACGCCAGCCGCTCCAGCGCCAGAGCCCTCGCGCGGCCCCATTCCACGTGCAGCCCCTGGGTGGTCTCCAGGGCCGGCCCCTCATCCCCGCAGCCAGCCCTGTAGGGGCTCCAGCGCCCGCCCCACAGTCACAGACTAAAGTACTGCTCCAGACCCCCGCCGGGCTCCAAGCCAGATCCTCAGAAGCCCCCATATCCTTCCCTTCCTGGACGCACTCATGGGCCCTGAAGGAGCAGGCTTGtgtgcctcaggacctttgcgcTCGCTGTGCCCTCAGGGAAATGCTCTTCTCCAGATACTCACAGGGGAGCAACCAGTACCCGTGTCCTCAGAGAGGAGACACACCCAAGCCAAGGCCACTGCTGTGGGTCTCCCCTTCCTGCTCATCTTTCTTGGTGCACATTGCCCCTGAAGTTACGGCAGGGGAGCAGGTTAACTCCCCACTTCCTGCACCTCTATCCAGGAGGAACACTCGCCCAGTGCAGAGCAGGGGTTCAGAAATGTAGGCTGAGTAAATGGTTTCATATTCTTTTTACTTGTAGCAACTTGTACCTATACTGCAGTGTACAGTAGGTATTGagtataaataaaatcagcattTGCATCCTGATCCACTTTTCTAACATGCATTATGCACAGAAAAGGTTTGGGTGAATAACAGGTTATAGGTgaacttcaatttctttattatttaactttattttttaaggattttatttacttgatagtgaaatgagcagggggagggatgggagggagcatcagagagagggagcagcaggggcagagggagcagcagggggagagggaacagcagagggagagggagcagcaggggcagagggagcagcagaggcagagggagcagcagggggagagggagcagcaggggccatgggagcagcagaggcagagggagcagcaggggcagagggagcagcagaggcagagggagcagcagggggagagggaacagcaggggaagagggagcagcaggggcagagggagcagcagaaggagagggagcagcaagggaagagggagcagcagagggagagggagcagcagaaggagagggagcagcaagggaagagggagcagcagaaggagagggagcagcaagggaagagggagcagcagaggcagagggagcagcagaaggagagggagcagcaagggaagagggagcagcagagggagagggagcagcaagggaagagggagcagcagaagcagatggagccacaggggcagagggaccagcaggggcagagggagcagcaggggcagagggagcagcaagggcagagggagcagcaggggcagagggagcagcaggggccatgggagcagcagaggcagagggagcagcagggacagagggaccagcaggggcagagggagcagcaagggcagagggagcagcaggggccatgggagcagcagaggcagaaggagcagcagggacagagggaccagcaggggcagagggagcagcagagggagagggagaagcaagggaagagggagcagcagaagcagaaggagccacaggggcagagggagcagcagaggcagagggagcagcagggggagagggagcagcaggggccatgggagcagcagaggcagagggagcagcagggacagagggagcagcagaagcagagggagcagcagggcgagagggagcagcaagggaagagggagcagcagaagcagaaggagccacaggggcagagggagcagcagaggcagagggaccagcaggggcagagggaccagcaggtggagagggagcagcaggggcagagggagcagcaggggcagagggagcagcagggggagagggaacagcaggggcagagggagcagcagaggcagagggagcagcagggacagagggagcagcagaagcagagggagcagcagggggagagggaacagcagaggaagagggagcagcagaggcagagggaccagcagaggcagagggaccagcaggggcagagggagcagcagagggagagggagaagcaagggaagagggagcagcagaagcagaaggagccacaggagcagagggagcagcagaggcagagggagcagcagggggagagggagcagcaggggccatgggagcagcagaggcagagggagcagcagggacagagggagcagcagaagcagagggagcagcagggcgagagggagcagcaagggaagagggagcagcagaagcagaaggagccacaggggcagagggagcagcagaggcagagggaccagcaggggcagagggaccagcaggtggagagggagcagcaggggcagagggagcagcaggggcagagggagcagcagaggcagagggagcagcaggggcagagggagcagcaggggccatgggagcagcagaggcagagggagcagcagggacagagggagcagcagaagcagagggagcagcaggggcagagggagcagcaggggaagagggagcagcagaggcagagggagcagcagggtccATGGGAgcagcaaaggcagagggagcagcaggggcagagggagcagcagaagcagagggagcagcagggggagagggagcagcaggggaagagggagcagcagaggcagagggagcagcagggtccatgggagcagcagaggcagagggagcagcaggggcagagggagcagcagaagcagagggagcagcaggggcagagggagcagcaggggccatgggagcagcagaggcagagggagcagcaggggcagagggagcagcagaggcagagggagcagcagggggagagggagcagcaggggccatgggagcagcagaggcagagggagcagcaggggcagagggagcagcagaggcagagggagcagcagggggagagggaacagcaggggaagagggagcagcaggggcagagggagcagcaggggccatgggagcagcagaggcagagggagcagcaggggcaaagggagcagcaggggcagagggagcagcaggggccatgggagcagcagaggcagagggagcagcagggacagagggagcagcagacaccCAGCAGCCTaactgaggaccctgggatcatgacctgagccaaagccagatgcttaagagactgagccactcaggtgccccttcaatttctttttacagCTTCTATAATTCCTGcacattttttccaaaaagcatatagtacttttacttttttggtaATTCCTTTGGTTGTTGTTACATACATTGAGTAGGCCGGCGCATGATTCCAGGGGAAGCTCTGTATTAAGAGCTAGCACTGCCTGTGCATGGAAGCCCCACCTCACTCCCCGGGGCCCCCTCAAGTCGGGCACCCGTCGCACCCGCCCATCAGGAATGACAGGGGTAGGTGGGGTACAGGCAATGCGCAAGGCCACAGGTGTGAGGCCACCTGTGAGCACCAAGgtccacttccttccttcctcctaagCCACCCAAGCAGTCAGGCCTGTGAAGTGTGGACAGCAGAGACCATCCCGGCTCTGCCAGTGGCCAGGAGCTGTCACCTGCCTGTACCTGGTGACAGCCCCACAGTGAGAACCTCCCACTATGGGGGCAGAAAAGAGGAGGCACGAAGAGGGCATATTTACTCGTTTATTTCCTGACATACTTCCTGtcacttatttcctttcttctaaagtTTCTCCCCAGCACAGCCCAGCCCGCCAGCCCCAACTAAACATGACTCATCTGCTTGGTTTTCTTTGAAATTCCCGTGCCCCCCACATCCTGCGGCAGCTCTGGAAGGGAGCCTTCCAGAGGCTCCAGAAGGGACTTCTGGAAGGGAGGTCTCAGCCCCATGGGACCCGCCGCGACCGCTCATCCCGCTTCCCTCCCCGGCCTCGAGTGTCCCCCGTTTCCCGCATCACGACCCGGCCTCTCGGGTTTCTCGCTCGGTTTCCTGGCACGTGGTTAAAGGAACTGGGAGGAAAACTTCGTGAAATCCTTGTCTGCCTTCACAGCTAGTGACGGATTCCAGGTGGAAACCCCCTCGCTCGCCCGGCGCGGCCGGGGTGTGCGCCGCCTGCTGCTGCGTCTCAGCACTGCCTGTGCGCTCGGCGGGGGCGGGTCCCTGTCCCTGGGCTGGGACACCCCTCAGCACAGCCTGTCCACCTAACCCACCTCCGCGAGTTCTGGAACAGGcccccttcttttttttgaatatttcttcTCTAGAGTTTTCTCTGTTCTTTAGCTTTTTCCCTTCcagatattctatttttaatttctaggaatcatttctcattctgtattctttctttcttatagaaTTGGGTCTTTTTTTGGGGCGGGGGgcttttttaaatggatgaagtATCGTTGGTCATCTGTGAGACACTGGCTATAAGCTGTCCGGGTTCTAAGATGTTTCTTTCCGTTTCTGAGTTGCTTATTTTACAAACGTCAGGTGAACTTTGCTGCACTTGGCACAAGAGTGAGGCATTGCCCTCCATGGACCTGCTCTCAGGCAGTAGGTTTCTCTGACTTCCTGCCTGGGGTGGAGGCCTCCCCGGCCTTCTTGTACCAGCTCTGCAGGAACTGGTGGCTTCCCCCCTGGACCTTGGGGCCTGGCTTCACCTGCGCCATCAGACCCTGAAgctgtttccttctccagggaCTTTGCTATCTTAAAGCTCTCTTCACTGTGAGCAGCTACTGGgaccctttttaaaataaggtgaGGCCCAGTCTGGTTGGCCTGGAGTGTCATCTGGTAGGAGGGGAGGACAGGTCAGATGTGCCCTCTGGGCTCCCTTATGTCCCTGCATGAACAGCGCGAGGTCCTGGGTGCCCTCCTCCAAACTAAAGTCTAACCACCACTTATCACGTGACTTTGGCCAAATGATGGGCTCCTCCATCAGTCTTCATTTTATTATCCATAAAACAGAGAAGTGTAGACAAATGGAACAGAGTGCCCAGAAATTAACTCTCACGTATAAGGTCAAATGACATTTGATGAGGGTGCGAAGACCATTCAGTAGGGGAAAGGACTGTCCCCagcaaatggtggtgggaaaaacGGATATGCGCACACAAGAGAATAACATGAAACCTGACCTAACACCATGCacaaaaactatttcaaaataggTCAAAGAtttgaaatgaatgagaaaatcctgagaagaaaacacaggggaaagcCTCGTGACATTGACATTCCTCCAAAGACGACATAAACAGCCCACAGCACACGAAACAATGCTGCACATCACTCGTCATCAGATGCCAGCCAAGAACACAGTGAGACCTCACCAAGAGGATGACTCTTCCCAAAACACATCGGCtactggcgaggatgtggagaagtcGGTGCCCttgtgctctgttggtgggaacataaaatggcaCAGCTGCTGTGAACTGAACACAGAAGCGGCCTCAGACAAAGGACTGAGCATGGACCTGAGTGTCGCGCACCCAtgtccactgcagcattattcaacCACCAAACG
Protein-coding sequences here:
- the LOC125754285 gene encoding basic proline-rich protein-like, whose protein sequence is MARATTNTVTGAPCPRCPRACRSQTWRPRVETSGLEGLRPPQAAWRVPSWEKQAPCALPGKEGPAVPRAPARAPPPGKAQGPVPGPCPRPAGTLRAAARGHIGATSGPRPGRRAGGRAGTAAPAPPGGASSSSGERRREEGGRRAGAAARARGHLPEAQGTRGSCGGAAAGARIPGPRRPRKDGPTRHASPPRPGADPGGRRQAAGGRRQAAGGAREPPAAGPEVSPPRARPPHAPDLRPAAGAHLPGAPRARPAPPPPLRLPDRDTPGLPGAPVSVSSLDPGGRSFPSTARVFGPRPAPPGARLREPPSQPEVSAGAWGPPDASRSSARALARPHSTCSPWVVSRAGPSSPQPAL